Proteins encoded in a region of the Candidatus Nezhaarchaeota archaeon genome:
- a CDS encoding type II secretion system F family protein, with amino-acid sequence MKASYFLFKSLAKSLESYLKDLRTTYERAGFTIPLRAYLSLSIFTALLAAIVTFAASFLIHYLVLNFTLTTSLLLSLIPSFIASMLTIAAYIATPFYKSFMWRSIVEPALPHAANFMLAMASAGLPVEAIFERVADVNINPLLTRFARRVVRNVKLLGMDSTAALEDALRISPSASLNKLVRGLLGVILTSGDVRSFLSLEAEGLLRAQRDRLRRLIHSLALLGEVYVAFVIVMPIALVIMGVIISMLGGTILALDPNVFMFFLILVGIPALSLVFLIILDSMLARV; translated from the coding sequence GTGAAGGCTAGCTACTTCCTCTTTAAGAGCTTAGCTAAGAGCCTCGAGAGCTACTTAAAGGACTTGAGAACTACCTACGAGAGGGCCGGCTTCACCATTCCTCTCAGGGCCTATTTATCACTATCTATTTTCACCGCTCTGTTAGCTGCGATAGTTACCTTCGCCGCCTCCTTTTTAATCCACTACCTAGTCCTGAACTTCACACTAACAACTAGCTTGCTGCTGAGCCTAATTCCTTCGTTCATAGCCTCGATGCTAACAATAGCAGCCTACATAGCCACCCCCTTCTATAAGTCGTTTATGTGGAGGAGCATCGTGGAGCCCGCCCTCCCCCACGCAGCGAACTTCATGCTGGCCATGGCTTCAGCAGGCCTCCCAGTCGAGGCTATATTTGAGAGGGTGGCTGATGTTAACATAAACCCGCTCTTGACGAGGTTCGCTAGGCGGGTTGTGAGAAACGTTAAACTACTGGGGATGGATTCAACTGCCGCTCTAGAGGACGCGTTGAGGATTTCGCCTAGTGCATCGCTCAATAAGCTAGTTAGGGGGCTACTAGGAGTAATTCTAACCAGCGGGGATGTGAGGAGCTTCCTATCCCTCGAGGCAGAAGGGCTACTTAGGGCTCAGAGAGATAGGCTGAGGAGGCTTATTCATAGCTTAGCGCTCTTAGGCGAGGTCTACGTGGCCTTCGTAATAGTGATGCCTATCGCGCTAGTGATAATGGGGGTCATCATCTCAATGCTCGGAGGCACTATCTTAGCGCTGGACCCGAACGTATTTATGTTCTTCCTGATCCTCGTAGGGATTCCAGCGCTCTCCCTAGTGTTCTTG